In one window of Sciurus carolinensis chromosome X, mSciCar1.2, whole genome shotgun sequence DNA:
- the LOC124972432 gene encoding ferritin light chain-like codes for MSTQGHQSYTREVQAALDRLINMHLQASCTYLSLGFYFEGNRVALEGGFFFKLAEEKREGAHRLLMQNKFSDRSLCQGGQKLTQEEWHDCLDAVEAALILEKNLNQALLDLHALGLVNTDPQLCFFLESHFLDQEVKLIKKLGEHLTNLRRLAGPDAGLGEYLFRKLTLKGD; via the coding sequence ATGAGCACCCAGGGCCACCAGAGTTATACCCGTGAGGTGCAGGCCGCCCTCGATCGCCTGATCAACATGCATCTGCAGGCCTCTTGTACCTACCTCTCTCTGGGCTTCTATTTCGAAGGTAACCGCGTGGCTCTGGAGGGCGGTTTCTTCTTCAAGTTGGCTGAGGAGAAGCGTGAGGGTGCACATCGCCTCCTGATGCAAAACAAGTTCAGTGACCGCTCCCTCTGCCAGGGTGGGCAGAAGCTGACCCAAGAGGAGTGGCATGATTGCCTGGATGCCGTGGAAGCTGCCCTCATCCTGGAGAAGAATCTGAACCAGGCTCTTTTGGATCTTCATGCCCTGGGTTTGGTCAACACAGACCCCCAACTCTGCTTTTTTCTGGAGAGCCACTTCTTAGACCAGGAGGTGAAACTCATCAAGAAGTTGGGTGAGCATCTGACCAATCTCCGCAGGCTGGCTGGCCCAGATGCGGGCCTGGGCGAGTACCTCTTCAGAAAGCTCACCCTCAAGGGTGATTAG